In a genomic window of Amphiprion ocellaris isolate individual 3 ecotype Okinawa chromosome 11, ASM2253959v1, whole genome shotgun sequence:
- the mlphb gene encoding melanophilin isoform X4 — translation MPGTTAAKKLDLSKLTDEEAKHVWEVVLRDFNLRKKEEDRLGELKTKIAREDSKRELLGNETSLTESHCIRCLQPFKFLVNSKHQCLDCQLYICKSCSRYNKKEDGWVCDPCRMARVFKIGTLEWYHENVRARFKRFGSAKVMRSLFKRLNGEHRCSQSDLGEPQEYDTQSMPEVHTDGYEEHSMDATDSHQYKGAPGAHNIVVMDVAVRESIHAEADVSSVLHQILKEQQKGPDLEMAAQQDDLVYLENRTDPSRSVSQLSYSSCGSGSAGGLRCSSFLPGPDDSEEEDNQLYQQYPIYHSHPGTYSHTSQESLNSAIPPAQITDINRRMSAIETFLDQLEERVSTTYDQAPPTPHSSSPPPQWEEVDLEEQQLRQKLHAMTDNISDHSLSSDEDETNRPEFPQEIPAWKSPQGEPKPSRLPTRPTSIVNNVASTLGEELPQQTDSQKTNQFSNDFPERQELPLEDGSKASFKGSTALLNELEDMVAQAAANVQNAQSEVSYIENRIAALNAAGMPVDKRRKSAIPIQARRLSHNFPTNQADRFVRNSLYRGSLTQRNPVAKPKTRATSAKPVMTQGL, via the exons AGCAAGAGAGAGCTGTTGGGGAACGAGACCAGTCTGACTGAGTCTCACTGTATTCGTTGTCTCCAGCCCTTCAAATTCCTGGTCAACAGCAAGCATCAGTGTCTGGACTGCCAGCTCTATATCTGCAAGTCCTGCAGCCGCTACAACAAGAAGGAGGATGGCTGGGTGTGTGATCCCTGTCGCATGGCCAG GGTCTTTAAGATTGGCACTTTGGAGTGGTACCATGAGAACGTCCGCGCCCGCTTCAAGCGCTTTGGCAGTGCCAAGGTGATGCGATCACTCTTCAAGAGGTTGAACGGAGAACACAGATGCTCTCAGAGTGATCTTGGAG AGCCCCAAGAATATGACACACAGAGCATGCCTGAGGTCCACA CAGACGGATATGAAGAGCACAGTATGGATGCAACAGACTCACACCAATACAAAGGG GCCCCTGGTGCCCATAACATTGTAGTTATGGATGTAGCTGTGAGGGAGTCAATACATGCTGAGGCAGATGTTTCCTCTGTTTTGCACCAGATTTTGAAGGAGCAACAAAAAGGTCCAGACCTGGAAATGGCTGCACAGCAAG ATGACCTTGTGTACTTGGAGAACCGGACCGATCCGTCTCGCTCTGTCTCCCAGCTCAGCTATTCCTCATGCGGCAGTGGCAGCGCTGGAGGCCTCCGATGCAGCAGCTTCCTGCCGGGTCCCGATGACTCCGAGGAAGAGGACAACCAGCTGTACCAGCAGTACCCGATCTACCACTCTCATCCAGGCACCTACAGCCACACTTCTCAGGAGAGCCTGAACTCAGCCATCCCTCCAGCACAG aTCACTGACATCAACAGACGCATGTCCGCTATTGAGACATTCTTGGACCAGCTTGAGGAGAGGGTCAGCACAACATACGACCAG GCTCCTCCAACTCCACacagctcctctcctcctcctcagtggGAAGAAGTGGATCTAGaagagcagcagctcagacagaagCTCCATGCGATGACGGACAACATCAGCGACCATAGCCTATCCTCCGATGAAGACGAGACCAACAGACCAGAGTTCCCCCAAGAGATTCCAGCGTGGAAGAGCCCACAGGGGGAGCCTAAGCCCTCCAGACTCCCTACCAGACCAACATCCATCGTGAACAATGTGGCCTCCACACTTGGGGAGGAGCTGCCTCAGCAGACTGATTCTCAGAAG ACAAACCAGTTTTCAAATGATTTTCCTGAGAGGCAGGAGCTCCCCCTGGAGGATGGATCAAAGGCCAGCTTCAAAGGTTCAACAGCGTTACTCAATGAGCTGGAGGACATGGTAGCTCAGGCAGCCGCCAATGTCCAGAACGCCCAGAGTGAG GTCTCTTACATAGAGAACAGGATTGCTGCCTTGAATGCTGCTGGCATGCCTGTGGATAAAAGAAGGAAG TCTGCAATCCCAATCCAAGCAAGAAGACTTTCCCACAACTTTCCCACAA ACCAGGCGGACAGGTTTGTGAGGAACTCCCTCTACAGGGGCTCCCTGACACAGAGGAATCCAGTGGCAAAGCCAAAGACCAGGGCTACCAGTGCG AAACCAGTCATGACACAGGGATTGTGA
- the mlphb gene encoding melanophilin isoform X2, whose amino-acid sequence MPGTTAAKKLDLSKLTDEEAKHVWEVVLRDFNLRKKEEDRLGELKTKIAREDSKRELLGNETSLTESHCIRCLQPFKFLVNSKHQCLDCQLYICKSCSRYNKKEDGWVCDPCRMARVFKIGTLEWYHENVRARFKRFGSAKVMRSLFKRLNGEHRCSQSDLGEPQEYDTQSMPEVHNGYEEHSMDATDSHQYKGMKKTKRRLTVDPIDFELGGDESNKSRGQSNQAPGAHNIVVMDVAVRESIHAEADVSSVLHQILKEQQKGPDLEMAAQQDDLVYLENRTDPSRSVSQLSYSSCGSGSAGGLRCSSFLPGPDDSEEEDNQLYQQYPIYHSHPGTYSHTSQESLNSAIPPAQITDINRRMSAIETFLDQLEERVSTTYDQAPPTPHSSSPPPQWEEVDLEEQQLRQKLHAMTDNISDHSLSSDEDETNRPEFPQEIPAWKSPQGEPKPSRLPTRPTSIVNNVASTLGEELPQQTDSQKTNQFSNDFPERQELPLEDGSKASFKGSTALLNELEDMVAQAAANVQNAQSEVSYIENRIAALNAAGMPVDKRRKSAIPIQARRLSHNFPTNQADRFVRNSLYRGSLTQRNPVAKPKTRATSAKPVMTQGL is encoded by the exons AGCAAGAGAGAGCTGTTGGGGAACGAGACCAGTCTGACTGAGTCTCACTGTATTCGTTGTCTCCAGCCCTTCAAATTCCTGGTCAACAGCAAGCATCAGTGTCTGGACTGCCAGCTCTATATCTGCAAGTCCTGCAGCCGCTACAACAAGAAGGAGGATGGCTGGGTGTGTGATCCCTGTCGCATGGCCAG GGTCTTTAAGATTGGCACTTTGGAGTGGTACCATGAGAACGTCCGCGCCCGCTTCAAGCGCTTTGGCAGTGCCAAGGTGATGCGATCACTCTTCAAGAGGTTGAACGGAGAACACAGATGCTCTCAGAGTGATCTTGGAG AGCCCCAAGAATATGACACACAGAGCATGCCTGAGGTCCACA ACGGATATGAAGAGCACAGTATGGATGCAACAGACTCACACCAATACAAAGGG ATGAAAAAGACCAAGAGGCGGTTAACTGTTGATCCCATTGATTTCGAACTGGGTGGTGATGAGTCCAACAAATCAAGAGGACAATCAAATCAG GCCCCTGGTGCCCATAACATTGTAGTTATGGATGTAGCTGTGAGGGAGTCAATACATGCTGAGGCAGATGTTTCCTCTGTTTTGCACCAGATTTTGAAGGAGCAACAAAAAGGTCCAGACCTGGAAATGGCTGCACAGCAAG ATGACCTTGTGTACTTGGAGAACCGGACCGATCCGTCTCGCTCTGTCTCCCAGCTCAGCTATTCCTCATGCGGCAGTGGCAGCGCTGGAGGCCTCCGATGCAGCAGCTTCCTGCCGGGTCCCGATGACTCCGAGGAAGAGGACAACCAGCTGTACCAGCAGTACCCGATCTACCACTCTCATCCAGGCACCTACAGCCACACTTCTCAGGAGAGCCTGAACTCAGCCATCCCTCCAGCACAG aTCACTGACATCAACAGACGCATGTCCGCTATTGAGACATTCTTGGACCAGCTTGAGGAGAGGGTCAGCACAACATACGACCAG GCTCCTCCAACTCCACacagctcctctcctcctcctcagtggGAAGAAGTGGATCTAGaagagcagcagctcagacagaagCTCCATGCGATGACGGACAACATCAGCGACCATAGCCTATCCTCCGATGAAGACGAGACCAACAGACCAGAGTTCCCCCAAGAGATTCCAGCGTGGAAGAGCCCACAGGGGGAGCCTAAGCCCTCCAGACTCCCTACCAGACCAACATCCATCGTGAACAATGTGGCCTCCACACTTGGGGAGGAGCTGCCTCAGCAGACTGATTCTCAGAAG ACAAACCAGTTTTCAAATGATTTTCCTGAGAGGCAGGAGCTCCCCCTGGAGGATGGATCAAAGGCCAGCTTCAAAGGTTCAACAGCGTTACTCAATGAGCTGGAGGACATGGTAGCTCAGGCAGCCGCCAATGTCCAGAACGCCCAGAGTGAG GTCTCTTACATAGAGAACAGGATTGCTGCCTTGAATGCTGCTGGCATGCCTGTGGATAAAAGAAGGAAG TCTGCAATCCCAATCCAAGCAAGAAGACTTTCCCACAACTTTCCCACAA ACCAGGCGGACAGGTTTGTGAGGAACTCCCTCTACAGGGGCTCCCTGACACAGAGGAATCCAGTGGCAAAGCCAAAGACCAGGGCTACCAGTGCG AAACCAGTCATGACACAGGGATTGTGA
- the mlphb gene encoding melanophilin isoform X3: MPGTTAAKKLDLSKLTDEEAKHVWEVVLRDFNLRKKEEDRLGELKTKIAREDSKRELLGNETSLTESHCIRCLQPFKFLVNSKHQCLDCQLYICKSCSRYNKKEDGWVCDPCRMARVFKIGTLEWYHENVRARFKRFGSAKVMRSLFKRLNGEHRCSQSDLGEPQEYDTQSMPEVHTDGYEEHSMDATDSHQYKGMKKTKRRLTVDPIDFELGGDESNKSRGQSNQAPGAHNIVVMDVAVRESIHAEADVSSVLHQILKEQQKGPDLEMAAQQDDLVYLENRTDPSRSVSQLSYSSCGSGSAGGLRCSSFLPGPDDSEEEDNQLYQQYPIYHSHPGTYSHTSQESLNSAIPPAQITDINRRMSAIETFLDQLEERVSTTYDQAPPTPHSSSPPPQWEEVDLEEQQLRQKLHAMTDNISDHSLSSDEDETNRPEFPQEIPAWKSPQGEPKPSRLPTRPTSIVNNVASTLGEELPQQTDSQKTNQFSNDFPERQELPLEDGSKASFKGSTALLNELEDMVAQAAANVQNAQSEVSYIENRIAALNAAGMPVDKRRKSAIPIQARRLSHNFPTKTSHDTGIVRRRLSII, translated from the exons AGCAAGAGAGAGCTGTTGGGGAACGAGACCAGTCTGACTGAGTCTCACTGTATTCGTTGTCTCCAGCCCTTCAAATTCCTGGTCAACAGCAAGCATCAGTGTCTGGACTGCCAGCTCTATATCTGCAAGTCCTGCAGCCGCTACAACAAGAAGGAGGATGGCTGGGTGTGTGATCCCTGTCGCATGGCCAG GGTCTTTAAGATTGGCACTTTGGAGTGGTACCATGAGAACGTCCGCGCCCGCTTCAAGCGCTTTGGCAGTGCCAAGGTGATGCGATCACTCTTCAAGAGGTTGAACGGAGAACACAGATGCTCTCAGAGTGATCTTGGAG AGCCCCAAGAATATGACACACAGAGCATGCCTGAGGTCCACA CAGACGGATATGAAGAGCACAGTATGGATGCAACAGACTCACACCAATACAAAGGG ATGAAAAAGACCAAGAGGCGGTTAACTGTTGATCCCATTGATTTCGAACTGGGTGGTGATGAGTCCAACAAATCAAGAGGACAATCAAATCAG GCCCCTGGTGCCCATAACATTGTAGTTATGGATGTAGCTGTGAGGGAGTCAATACATGCTGAGGCAGATGTTTCCTCTGTTTTGCACCAGATTTTGAAGGAGCAACAAAAAGGTCCAGACCTGGAAATGGCTGCACAGCAAG ATGACCTTGTGTACTTGGAGAACCGGACCGATCCGTCTCGCTCTGTCTCCCAGCTCAGCTATTCCTCATGCGGCAGTGGCAGCGCTGGAGGCCTCCGATGCAGCAGCTTCCTGCCGGGTCCCGATGACTCCGAGGAAGAGGACAACCAGCTGTACCAGCAGTACCCGATCTACCACTCTCATCCAGGCACCTACAGCCACACTTCTCAGGAGAGCCTGAACTCAGCCATCCCTCCAGCACAG aTCACTGACATCAACAGACGCATGTCCGCTATTGAGACATTCTTGGACCAGCTTGAGGAGAGGGTCAGCACAACATACGACCAG GCTCCTCCAACTCCACacagctcctctcctcctcctcagtggGAAGAAGTGGATCTAGaagagcagcagctcagacagaagCTCCATGCGATGACGGACAACATCAGCGACCATAGCCTATCCTCCGATGAAGACGAGACCAACAGACCAGAGTTCCCCCAAGAGATTCCAGCGTGGAAGAGCCCACAGGGGGAGCCTAAGCCCTCCAGACTCCCTACCAGACCAACATCCATCGTGAACAATGTGGCCTCCACACTTGGGGAGGAGCTGCCTCAGCAGACTGATTCTCAGAAG ACAAACCAGTTTTCAAATGATTTTCCTGAGAGGCAGGAGCTCCCCCTGGAGGATGGATCAAAGGCCAGCTTCAAAGGTTCAACAGCGTTACTCAATGAGCTGGAGGACATGGTAGCTCAGGCAGCCGCCAATGTCCAGAACGCCCAGAGTGAG GTCTCTTACATAGAGAACAGGATTGCTGCCTTGAATGCTGCTGGCATGCCTGTGGATAAAAGAAGGAAG TCTGCAATCCCAATCCAAGCAAGAAGACTTTCCCACAACTTTCCCACAA AAACCAGTCATGACACAGGGATTGTGAGGAGGAGGCTGAGTATTATCTGA
- the mlphb gene encoding melanophilin isoform X6: MPGTTAAKKLDLSKLTDEEAKHVWEVVLRDFNLRKKEEDRLGELKTKIAREDSKRELLGNETSLTESHCIRCLQPFKFLVNSKHQCLDCQLYICKSCSRYNKKEDGWVCDPCRMARVFKIGTLEWYHENVRARFKRFGSAKVMRSLFKRLNGEHRCSQSDLGEPQEYDTQSMPEVHTDGYEEHSMDATDSHQYKGMKKTKRRLTVDPIDFELGGDESNKSRGQSNQAPGAHNIVVMDVAVRESIHAEADVSSVLHQILKEQQKGPDLEMAAQQDDLVYLENRTDPSRSVSQLSYSSCGSGSAGGLRCSSFLPGPDDSEEEDNQLYQQYPIYHSHPGTYSHTSQESLNSAIPPAQITDINRRMSAIETFLDQLEERVSTTYDQAPPTPHSSSPPPQWEEVDLEEQQLRQKLHAMTDNISDHSLSSDEDETNRPEFPQEIPAWKSPQGEPKPSRLPTRPTSIVNNVASTLGEELPQQTDSQKTNQFSNDFPERQELPLEDGSKASFKGSTALLNELEDMVAQAAANVQNAQSEVSYIENRIAALNAAGMPVDKRRKSAIPIQARRLSHNFPTSKN, encoded by the exons AGCAAGAGAGAGCTGTTGGGGAACGAGACCAGTCTGACTGAGTCTCACTGTATTCGTTGTCTCCAGCCCTTCAAATTCCTGGTCAACAGCAAGCATCAGTGTCTGGACTGCCAGCTCTATATCTGCAAGTCCTGCAGCCGCTACAACAAGAAGGAGGATGGCTGGGTGTGTGATCCCTGTCGCATGGCCAG GGTCTTTAAGATTGGCACTTTGGAGTGGTACCATGAGAACGTCCGCGCCCGCTTCAAGCGCTTTGGCAGTGCCAAGGTGATGCGATCACTCTTCAAGAGGTTGAACGGAGAACACAGATGCTCTCAGAGTGATCTTGGAG AGCCCCAAGAATATGACACACAGAGCATGCCTGAGGTCCACA CAGACGGATATGAAGAGCACAGTATGGATGCAACAGACTCACACCAATACAAAGGG ATGAAAAAGACCAAGAGGCGGTTAACTGTTGATCCCATTGATTTCGAACTGGGTGGTGATGAGTCCAACAAATCAAGAGGACAATCAAATCAG GCCCCTGGTGCCCATAACATTGTAGTTATGGATGTAGCTGTGAGGGAGTCAATACATGCTGAGGCAGATGTTTCCTCTGTTTTGCACCAGATTTTGAAGGAGCAACAAAAAGGTCCAGACCTGGAAATGGCTGCACAGCAAG ATGACCTTGTGTACTTGGAGAACCGGACCGATCCGTCTCGCTCTGTCTCCCAGCTCAGCTATTCCTCATGCGGCAGTGGCAGCGCTGGAGGCCTCCGATGCAGCAGCTTCCTGCCGGGTCCCGATGACTCCGAGGAAGAGGACAACCAGCTGTACCAGCAGTACCCGATCTACCACTCTCATCCAGGCACCTACAGCCACACTTCTCAGGAGAGCCTGAACTCAGCCATCCCTCCAGCACAG aTCACTGACATCAACAGACGCATGTCCGCTATTGAGACATTCTTGGACCAGCTTGAGGAGAGGGTCAGCACAACATACGACCAG GCTCCTCCAACTCCACacagctcctctcctcctcctcagtggGAAGAAGTGGATCTAGaagagcagcagctcagacagaagCTCCATGCGATGACGGACAACATCAGCGACCATAGCCTATCCTCCGATGAAGACGAGACCAACAGACCAGAGTTCCCCCAAGAGATTCCAGCGTGGAAGAGCCCACAGGGGGAGCCTAAGCCCTCCAGACTCCCTACCAGACCAACATCCATCGTGAACAATGTGGCCTCCACACTTGGGGAGGAGCTGCCTCAGCAGACTGATTCTCAGAAG ACAAACCAGTTTTCAAATGATTTTCCTGAGAGGCAGGAGCTCCCCCTGGAGGATGGATCAAAGGCCAGCTTCAAAGGTTCAACAGCGTTACTCAATGAGCTGGAGGACATGGTAGCTCAGGCAGCCGCCAATGTCCAGAACGCCCAGAGTGAG GTCTCTTACATAGAGAACAGGATTGCTGCCTTGAATGCTGCTGGCATGCCTGTGGATAAAAGAAGGAAG TCTGCAATCCCAATCCAAGCAAGAAGACTTTCCCACAACTTTCCCACAAGTAAGAACTGA
- the mlphb gene encoding melanophilin isoform X5, giving the protein MPGTTAAKKLDLSKLTDEEAKHVWEVVLRDFNLRKKEEDRLGELKTKIAREDSKRELLGNETSLTESHCIRCLQPFKFLVNSKHQCLDCQLYICKSCSRYNKKEDGWVCDPCRMARVFKIGTLEWYHENVRARFKRFGSAKVMRSLFKRLNGEHRCSQSDLGEPQEYDTQSMPEVHNGYEEHSMDATDSHQYKGAPGAHNIVVMDVAVRESIHAEADVSSVLHQILKEQQKGPDLEMAAQQDDLVYLENRTDPSRSVSQLSYSSCGSGSAGGLRCSSFLPGPDDSEEEDNQLYQQYPIYHSHPGTYSHTSQESLNSAIPPAQITDINRRMSAIETFLDQLEERVSTTYDQAPPTPHSSSPPPQWEEVDLEEQQLRQKLHAMTDNISDHSLSSDEDETNRPEFPQEIPAWKSPQGEPKPSRLPTRPTSIVNNVASTLGEELPQQTDSQKTNQFSNDFPERQELPLEDGSKASFKGSTALLNELEDMVAQAAANVQNAQSEVSYIENRIAALNAAGMPVDKRRKSAIPIQARRLSHNFPTNQADRFVRNSLYRGSLTQRNPVAKPKTRATSAKPVMTQGL; this is encoded by the exons AGCAAGAGAGAGCTGTTGGGGAACGAGACCAGTCTGACTGAGTCTCACTGTATTCGTTGTCTCCAGCCCTTCAAATTCCTGGTCAACAGCAAGCATCAGTGTCTGGACTGCCAGCTCTATATCTGCAAGTCCTGCAGCCGCTACAACAAGAAGGAGGATGGCTGGGTGTGTGATCCCTGTCGCATGGCCAG GGTCTTTAAGATTGGCACTTTGGAGTGGTACCATGAGAACGTCCGCGCCCGCTTCAAGCGCTTTGGCAGTGCCAAGGTGATGCGATCACTCTTCAAGAGGTTGAACGGAGAACACAGATGCTCTCAGAGTGATCTTGGAG AGCCCCAAGAATATGACACACAGAGCATGCCTGAGGTCCACA ACGGATATGAAGAGCACAGTATGGATGCAACAGACTCACACCAATACAAAGGG GCCCCTGGTGCCCATAACATTGTAGTTATGGATGTAGCTGTGAGGGAGTCAATACATGCTGAGGCAGATGTTTCCTCTGTTTTGCACCAGATTTTGAAGGAGCAACAAAAAGGTCCAGACCTGGAAATGGCTGCACAGCAAG ATGACCTTGTGTACTTGGAGAACCGGACCGATCCGTCTCGCTCTGTCTCCCAGCTCAGCTATTCCTCATGCGGCAGTGGCAGCGCTGGAGGCCTCCGATGCAGCAGCTTCCTGCCGGGTCCCGATGACTCCGAGGAAGAGGACAACCAGCTGTACCAGCAGTACCCGATCTACCACTCTCATCCAGGCACCTACAGCCACACTTCTCAGGAGAGCCTGAACTCAGCCATCCCTCCAGCACAG aTCACTGACATCAACAGACGCATGTCCGCTATTGAGACATTCTTGGACCAGCTTGAGGAGAGGGTCAGCACAACATACGACCAG GCTCCTCCAACTCCACacagctcctctcctcctcctcagtggGAAGAAGTGGATCTAGaagagcagcagctcagacagaagCTCCATGCGATGACGGACAACATCAGCGACCATAGCCTATCCTCCGATGAAGACGAGACCAACAGACCAGAGTTCCCCCAAGAGATTCCAGCGTGGAAGAGCCCACAGGGGGAGCCTAAGCCCTCCAGACTCCCTACCAGACCAACATCCATCGTGAACAATGTGGCCTCCACACTTGGGGAGGAGCTGCCTCAGCAGACTGATTCTCAGAAG ACAAACCAGTTTTCAAATGATTTTCCTGAGAGGCAGGAGCTCCCCCTGGAGGATGGATCAAAGGCCAGCTTCAAAGGTTCAACAGCGTTACTCAATGAGCTGGAGGACATGGTAGCTCAGGCAGCCGCCAATGTCCAGAACGCCCAGAGTGAG GTCTCTTACATAGAGAACAGGATTGCTGCCTTGAATGCTGCTGGCATGCCTGTGGATAAAAGAAGGAAG TCTGCAATCCCAATCCAAGCAAGAAGACTTTCCCACAACTTTCCCACAA ACCAGGCGGACAGGTTTGTGAGGAACTCCCTCTACAGGGGCTCCCTGACACAGAGGAATCCAGTGGCAAAGCCAAAGACCAGGGCTACCAGTGCG AAACCAGTCATGACACAGGGATTGTGA
- the mlphb gene encoding melanophilin isoform X1, which yields MPGTTAAKKLDLSKLTDEEAKHVWEVVLRDFNLRKKEEDRLGELKTKIAREDSKRELLGNETSLTESHCIRCLQPFKFLVNSKHQCLDCQLYICKSCSRYNKKEDGWVCDPCRMARVFKIGTLEWYHENVRARFKRFGSAKVMRSLFKRLNGEHRCSQSDLGEPQEYDTQSMPEVHTDGYEEHSMDATDSHQYKGMKKTKRRLTVDPIDFELGGDESNKSRGQSNQAPGAHNIVVMDVAVRESIHAEADVSSVLHQILKEQQKGPDLEMAAQQDDLVYLENRTDPSRSVSQLSYSSCGSGSAGGLRCSSFLPGPDDSEEEDNQLYQQYPIYHSHPGTYSHTSQESLNSAIPPAQITDINRRMSAIETFLDQLEERVSTTYDQAPPTPHSSSPPPQWEEVDLEEQQLRQKLHAMTDNISDHSLSSDEDETNRPEFPQEIPAWKSPQGEPKPSRLPTRPTSIVNNVASTLGEELPQQTDSQKTNQFSNDFPERQELPLEDGSKASFKGSTALLNELEDMVAQAAANVQNAQSEVSYIENRIAALNAAGMPVDKRRKSAIPIQARRLSHNFPTNQADRFVRNSLYRGSLTQRNPVAKPKTRATSAKPVMTQGL from the exons AGCAAGAGAGAGCTGTTGGGGAACGAGACCAGTCTGACTGAGTCTCACTGTATTCGTTGTCTCCAGCCCTTCAAATTCCTGGTCAACAGCAAGCATCAGTGTCTGGACTGCCAGCTCTATATCTGCAAGTCCTGCAGCCGCTACAACAAGAAGGAGGATGGCTGGGTGTGTGATCCCTGTCGCATGGCCAG GGTCTTTAAGATTGGCACTTTGGAGTGGTACCATGAGAACGTCCGCGCCCGCTTCAAGCGCTTTGGCAGTGCCAAGGTGATGCGATCACTCTTCAAGAGGTTGAACGGAGAACACAGATGCTCTCAGAGTGATCTTGGAG AGCCCCAAGAATATGACACACAGAGCATGCCTGAGGTCCACA CAGACGGATATGAAGAGCACAGTATGGATGCAACAGACTCACACCAATACAAAGGG ATGAAAAAGACCAAGAGGCGGTTAACTGTTGATCCCATTGATTTCGAACTGGGTGGTGATGAGTCCAACAAATCAAGAGGACAATCAAATCAG GCCCCTGGTGCCCATAACATTGTAGTTATGGATGTAGCTGTGAGGGAGTCAATACATGCTGAGGCAGATGTTTCCTCTGTTTTGCACCAGATTTTGAAGGAGCAACAAAAAGGTCCAGACCTGGAAATGGCTGCACAGCAAG ATGACCTTGTGTACTTGGAGAACCGGACCGATCCGTCTCGCTCTGTCTCCCAGCTCAGCTATTCCTCATGCGGCAGTGGCAGCGCTGGAGGCCTCCGATGCAGCAGCTTCCTGCCGGGTCCCGATGACTCCGAGGAAGAGGACAACCAGCTGTACCAGCAGTACCCGATCTACCACTCTCATCCAGGCACCTACAGCCACACTTCTCAGGAGAGCCTGAACTCAGCCATCCCTCCAGCACAG aTCACTGACATCAACAGACGCATGTCCGCTATTGAGACATTCTTGGACCAGCTTGAGGAGAGGGTCAGCACAACATACGACCAG GCTCCTCCAACTCCACacagctcctctcctcctcctcagtggGAAGAAGTGGATCTAGaagagcagcagctcagacagaagCTCCATGCGATGACGGACAACATCAGCGACCATAGCCTATCCTCCGATGAAGACGAGACCAACAGACCAGAGTTCCCCCAAGAGATTCCAGCGTGGAAGAGCCCACAGGGGGAGCCTAAGCCCTCCAGACTCCCTACCAGACCAACATCCATCGTGAACAATGTGGCCTCCACACTTGGGGAGGAGCTGCCTCAGCAGACTGATTCTCAGAAG ACAAACCAGTTTTCAAATGATTTTCCTGAGAGGCAGGAGCTCCCCCTGGAGGATGGATCAAAGGCCAGCTTCAAAGGTTCAACAGCGTTACTCAATGAGCTGGAGGACATGGTAGCTCAGGCAGCCGCCAATGTCCAGAACGCCCAGAGTGAG GTCTCTTACATAGAGAACAGGATTGCTGCCTTGAATGCTGCTGGCATGCCTGTGGATAAAAGAAGGAAG TCTGCAATCCCAATCCAAGCAAGAAGACTTTCCCACAACTTTCCCACAA ACCAGGCGGACAGGTTTGTGAGGAACTCCCTCTACAGGGGCTCCCTGACACAGAGGAATCCAGTGGCAAAGCCAAAGACCAGGGCTACCAGTGCG AAACCAGTCATGACACAGGGATTGTGA